The Chryseobacterium indicum genome includes a window with the following:
- a CDS encoding DUF6766 family protein, producing MSKRNFFYRNSLSIVLLIFMIICLLGQFLTGWKTGNKELAENGKSLLLIAEYIHSGHFIQATFENWESEFFAVFSLVVLSIWLREKGSPESKPVDAAHDENA from the coding sequence ATGTCTAAAAGAAATTTTTTTTACCGGAACAGTTTAAGTATTGTCCTGCTTATTTTTATGATAATCTGTTTGTTAGGTCAGTTTCTTACAGGCTGGAAAACAGGAAATAAGGAACTCGCCGAAAATGGGAAATCTCTTTTGTTAATAGCAGAGTACATCCACAGCGGGCATTTTATTCAGGCAACATTTGAAAATTGGGAAAGCGAATTTTTTGCGGTATTTTCACTGGTAGTTCTCTCCATCTGGCTCCGTGAAAAAGGCTCCCCAGAATCTAAACCCGTAGACGCTGCGCATGATGAGAACGCCTGA
- a CDS encoding AraC family transcriptional regulator — MKHSHPAFEAVKPNIGSSFTSLKFLRNENIKSHVWHYHPEIELIFVCGGSGKRQIGSNISYFSDGDLVLMGSNLPHCGMTNENTNNDYEMVIQFKPDFLGEHFFGLPEMQRISALLEKSKAGIVFSENIKKEIGEKIVEMHESSSLEKLVKFLEILDTLASTSDYRILNAGKYYLQTQVEDNERINLIFNYVKDHFKEQITLEQVADLANMRVPSFCRYFKKITNKTFTQFVNEYRITHSLKLLAEQPLSITEVCFESGFNNFSYFNKTFKEYTQKSPSQYRKEFNFLID; from the coding sequence ATGAAACATTCGCATCCTGCTTTTGAAGCTGTAAAACCCAATATTGGAAGCAGTTTTACAAGTCTTAAATTCCTTCGTAACGAAAATATAAAATCTCATGTCTGGCATTATCATCCGGAAATAGAGCTGATTTTTGTATGCGGAGGTTCCGGAAAAAGACAGATAGGAAGTAATATTTCCTACTTTTCAGACGGAGATCTTGTGCTTATGGGAAGTAATCTGCCACATTGCGGAATGACGAATGAAAACACCAATAACGATTACGAAATGGTTATTCAGTTTAAACCCGATTTTTTAGGAGAACATTTCTTCGGACTTCCCGAAATGCAGAGAATTTCTGCCCTCTTGGAAAAATCAAAGGCAGGAATTGTTTTTTCTGAAAATATTAAAAAAGAAATAGGAGAAAAAATCGTAGAAATGCACGAGTCTTCCTCTTTGGAAAAACTTGTGAAATTTTTGGAGATTCTGGATACTTTGGCTTCAACCTCAGATTACAGAATTCTCAATGCCGGAAAATATTACCTTCAGACACAGGTAGAAGATAATGAAAGAATTAATCTTATTTTTAATTATGTGAAAGACCATTTTAAAGAACAGATAACCCTGGAGCAGGTTGCGGATCTTGCCAATATGAGAGTGCCTTCATTTTGTCGTTACTTTAAAAAGATTACGAATAAAACCTTTACTCAGTTTGTCAACGAATACAGAATTACCCATTCACTCAAGCTTCTTGCCGAGCAGCCTTTAAGCATTACTGAGGTTTGCTTTGAATCCGGCTTTAATAATTTCAGTTATTTCAATAAGACTTTCAAAGAATATACACAGAAAAGTCCATCCCAATACAGAAAGGAATTTAATTTCCTGATAGATTAA